From Astyanax mexicanus isolate ESR-SI-001 chromosome 11, AstMex3_surface, whole genome shotgun sequence, the proteins below share one genomic window:
- the lats2 gene encoding serine/threonine-protein kinase LATS2, with translation MRPKTFPAAPYVGNTRQRLQEIKEGLKQPAKLVSQALHGGSSRGEGGRGGDCKGKDQAGRQQQLRQPQKFNNYQNALREIRKSLMPFANESGPASSSAHPSGDVNRQMLQELVKAGCDQEMAVRALKQTGSRNIEAALEYISKMGYLDPRNEQIVRVIKQTSPGKNGMPNSMDHRPAMEAPNDGAMQPYHQMGTPLYDGAGYGAEGEIARPYMGGPPVMNYMMSPAGSPQGSAMGNPMGRPPSMGAYPAGMAPQNAQGTPMYPPGPAQQKSYAGGMDQAMMGYSVPGPPMQLQAQSPGGPNPHYEYRPHMMEPTSYSVKRSASFQNKMPPLAPQGKGAMGQNGGGYPPNLYLPPHSHPRQASPTSHPVHMMSRSPGGAAAAAMGEFSDIPQGLLTPSRVSLNLDLYDHHWASAQGPEAAPPARQPQGPFRSEVRVPSRTNSFNNHQKVNVRQTMPPAANVPGKQEANVGPPNTITAVTSPPIQQPVKSMRVMRPEPKTAVGPCHPGWLTAQAQDAPETHGYLPDESFTLESNQEPRCPPPPYPKTLLLSGAAAGPETAPLESGAIAGAPDHSAAGRPVPNVAAGKQEEPVTKDKSKPGKGEKTVKDKKQIQTSPVPVRKNARDEEKRESRIKSYSPFAFKFYMEQHVENIMKTYQQKLNRRLQLEQEMSKAGLSEAEQGQMRKMLNQKESNYNRLRRAKMDKSMFVKIKTLGIGAFGEVCLTRKVDTGALYAMKTLRKKDVLNRNQVAHVKAERDILAEADNEWVVRLYYSFQDRDSLYFVMDYIPGGDMMSLLIRMGVFPEQLARFYVAELTLAIESVHKMGFIHRDIKPDNILIDLDGHIKLTDFGLCTGFRWTHNSKYYQKGNHIRQDSMEPSDFWDDVSNCRCGDRLITLEQRANRQHQRCLAHSLVGTPNYIAPEVLLRKGYTQLCDWWSVGVILFEMLVGQPPFLAPTPTETQIKVINWESTLQVPPQVKLSPEAVDIIGRLCCSAEERLGSNGAGEIKAHPFFSQVDFSSNLRTQPAPYRPKIAHPMDTSNFDPVEEEGSPGAWSDSGDSTRAWDTLCSPNGKHPEHAFYEFTFRRFFDDNGCPFRYPKPLEDIQGPPSSSGVSSISPEEEEEEDEEEEEEEQGEGCEPVYV, from the exons ATGAGGCCAAAAACGTTCCCCGCTGCCCCGTACGTGGGCAACACGCGCCAGCGCCTTCAGGAGATCAAGGAGGGACTGAAGCAGCCGGCTAAGCTGGTGAGCCAGGCGCTGCATGGGGGCAGTTCTCGAGGAGAAGGGGGCCGTGGTGGGGACTGTAAGGGTAAAGACCAGGCCGGCAGGCAGCAGCAACTCCGACAGCCACAGAAGTTCAACAACTACCAGAATGCACTGCGAGAGATCCGCAAGTCTTTGATGCCCTTTGCCAACGAGTCGGGTCCAGCGTCCAGCTCAGCACACCCCAGCGGAGATGTAAACCGGCAGATGCTGCAGGAGCTGGTCAAAGCCGGATGTGATCAG GAAATGGCCGTGCGTGCATTGAAACAAACTGGCAGTCGCAACATAGAGGCAGCATTGGAGTATATCAGTAAGATGGGCTACCTGGACCCCCGGAATGAACAAATTGTGCGCGTCATCAAGCAGACTTCCCCAG GTAAAAATGGCATGCCAAATTCAATGGACCATAGACCGGCAATGGAGGCACCTAACGATGGTGCAATGCAACCTTACCACCAGATGGGAACACCGCTTTATGATGGAGCTGGCTATGGAGCAGAGGGAGAAATTGCACGGCCCTACATGGGCGGCCCACCAGTCATGAACTACATGATGTCACCTGCCGGCTCACCACAGGGTTCTGCAATGGGGAACCCCATGGGTCGTCCCCCCAGCATGGGTGCCTATCCTGCAGGCATGGCTCCTCAAAATGCTCAAGGGACACCCATGTACCCCCCTGGTCCCGCCCAGCAGAAAAGCTATGCAGGGGGTATGGATCAGGCAATGATGGGCTACAGTGTGCCTGGTCCACCCATGCAGCTCCAGGCCCAGTCACCAGGGGGGCCCAACCCCCATTATGAGTACAGACCTCATATGATGGAGCCAACCAGCTATAGTGTCAAACGGAGTGCCTCCTTCCAGAACAAGATGCCCCCTCTGGCACCGCAAGGCAAAGGGGCAATGGGCCAAAATGGGGGTGGCTACCCTCCTAACCTTTACTTGCCTCCCCACTCACACCCTCGTCAGGCCAGCCCAACCTCACACCCAGTCCACATGATGTCTCGCTCCCCAGGAGGAGCAGCTGCAGCGGCTATGGGGGAATTTTCAGATATTCCCCAGGGTCTTCTTACACCTTCCAGGGTCAGCCTCAACCTTGATCTATATGACCACCACTGGGCAAGTGCTCAGGGCCCAGAAGCAGCTCCTCCAGCGAGGCAGCCACAGGGGCCTTTCAGGAGTGAGGTACGTGTCCCCAGTAGGACCAACTCTTTTAACAATCATCAAAAGGTCAATGTGAGACAGACAATGCCCCCTGCAGCCAATGTACCTGGCAAACAAGAGGCAAACGTGGGCCCACCAAACACCATTACAGCAGTGACATCTCCACCCATCCAGCAGCCAGTTAAGAGCATGAGGGTCATGAGGCCAGAGCCCAAAACTGCAGTTGGGCCGTGTCACCCAGGCTGGCTAACTGCACAAGCCCAGGATGCTCCTGAGACTCATGGGTACTTGCCAGATGAAAGCTTTACTTTGGAATCCAACCAAGAGCCCCGGTGTCCACCACCACCTTACCCCAAAACACTGCTCCTGTCTGGAGCTGCAGCAGGACCAGAAACAGCACCTTTAGAAAGCGGAGCCATAGCTGGAGCTCCGGACCACAGTGCTGCAGGCAGGCCCGTCCCTAATGTCGCAGCAGGAAAGCAAGAAGAGCCTGTCACCAAAGACAAGTCCAAGCCAGGAAAAGGAGAGAAGACTGTGAAGGATAAGAAGCAGATTCAGACCTCACCAGTACCAGTGCGGAAGAATGCCCGAGACGAGGAGAAGAGAGAGTCTCGCATCAAGAGCTATTCACCTTTTGCCTTCAAGTTTTACATGGAGCAGCATGTAGAAAATATCATGAAGACCTACCAGCAGAAGCTTAATCGCAGACTGCAGCTGGAGCAGGAGATGTCCAAG GCTGGTCTGTCAGAAGCAGAGCAGGGGCAGATGCGAAAAATGCTGAACCAGAAGGAGTCCAACTACAATCGACTGCGCCGGGCCAAGATGGACAAATCTATGTTTGTGAAAATCAAAACACTTGGAATAGGGGCTTTTGGCGAGGTGTGTCTGACCCGTAAGGTGGACACGGGGGCTCTGTATGCCATGAAGACTCTTCGAAAAAAGGACGTCCTGAACCGCAACCAGGTGGCTCATGTCAAAGCCGAACGAGATATCTTAGCCGAGGCTGATAATGAATGGGTGGTCCGGCTGTACTACTCGTTTCAGGACCGGGACAGTCTGTATTTCGTTATGGACTACATTCCTGGAGGAGACATGATGAGCCTGCTGATCCGTATGGGAGTTTTCCCTGAGCAGCTGGCCAGGTTTTATGTGGCCGAGCTCACACTAGCCATTGAGAGTGTGCATAAGATGGGCTTCATCCATAGAGACATCAAGCCTGACAACATCCTCATTGACCTGGATGGACACATCAAGTTGACTGATTTTGGCTTGTGCACAGGGTTCCGTTGGACACACAACTCAAAGTATTACCAGaaag GGAACCATATTCGTCAGGACAGTATGGAACCTAGTGACTTCTGGGATGATGTGTCTAACTGTCGCTGCGGTGATCGCTTGATAACACTGGAACAGCGGGCGAATCGTCAGCACCAGCGTTGCCTTGCACACTCCCTGGTGGGCACTCCAAACTACATTGCCCCTGAAGTGCTGCTGCGGAAAG GCTACACCCAGCTGTGTGACTGGTGGAGTGTGGGAGTGATTCTGTTTGAGATGCTGGTGGGTCAGCCTCCATTCCTTGCTCCAACCCCTACAGAGACACAAATCAAG GTGATAAACTGGGAGAGCACACTGCAGGTCCCCCCGCAGGTGAAGCTGAGTCCTGAGGCTGTTGACATCATCGGACGCCTCTGCTGCTCAGCGGAGGAGCGCCTGGGCAGCAATGGCGCTGGAGAGATAAAGGCCCACCCTTTCTTTTCCCAAGTGGACTTCTCCAGCAACCTTCGCACTCAGCCTGCTCCATACCGGCCTAAGATCGCCCACCCGATGGATACCTCCAACTTTGACCCTGTGGAAGAGGAGGGGTCTCCGGGGGCGTGGAGCGACAGCGGGGACAGCACTCGTGCTTGGGACACCCTCTGCTCTCCAAATGGCAAACACCCTGAACACGCCTTCTATGAGTTCACTTTCCGCAGGTTCTTTGATGACAACGGCTGTCCGTTCCGCTACCCCAAACCCCTTGAAGACATACAAGGACCCCCCAGCAGTAGTGGAGTGAGCAGCATAAGCcctgaagaggaggaagaagaggatgaggaggaggaagaggaagaacagGGAGAGGGCTGTGAGCCTGTATATGTGTGA